The Fusarium oxysporum Fo47 chromosome II, complete sequence genome includes a region encoding these proteins:
- a CDS encoding uncharacterized protein (domain of unknown function-domain containing protein), with amino-acid sequence MVRHKKDFASKGRKGGPALRRGPRRDDDGDGSSRPAFKAACWDLGHCDPKRCSGKKLMKLGMMRDLHLGQRHNGVIITPNGKHTVSPADRELMDQYGAAVVECSWARTQEVQWNKVGGKCERLLPYLVAANTVNYGKPWRLNCVEALAAAFYICGHSDWAEQILAPFSYGPSFLEINHSLLKRYAACADEAEIKKTEEEWMEQLEKEYAESREEGNDDMWTSGNTNRRRVQSSDDEGDDEEDDSDEEEDGSVDGIYLGKKPPKAQPEEEEEEEEEEEKDRYAISDDSDDEDAMAEIRRKVLASKTFTNPNQQDDKKPAIIPNPHQHQQQFRPNTSVQPDSDNERSGSEDDDDDDEFDNIIEATPVTDRIGLAKLEKERNQATITTRTFSSNAVGAPSRS; translated from the coding sequence ATGGTCCGCCACAAAAAAGATTTCGCCTCCAAGGGTAGAAAAGGAGGTCCAGCCCTGCGACGAGGACCCCGCcgtgatgatgatggtgatggttcTTCGCGCCCAGCTTTCAAAGCCGCCTGCTGGGATCTCGGCCATTGCGATCCTAAGCGCTGTTCCGGAAAGAAACTCATGAAACTTGGAATGATGCGCGACCTGCATCTCGGCCAACGCCATAACGGAGTCATTATCACACCCAATGGCAAACATACCGTCTCCCCTGCCGATCGCGAGCTCATGGACCAGTACGGCGCTGCTGTTGTAGAGTGCTCTTGGGCGAGGACGCAGGAGGTTCAGTGGAATAAAGTTGGTGGGAAGTGCGAGCGGTTGTTGCCGTACCTCGTCGCTGCGAATACGGTCAACTATGGCAAGCCCTGGCGTCTGAACTGTGTTGAAGCGCTGGCTGCAGCTTTCTACATTTGTGGTCACTCAGATTGGGCGGAGCAGATTCTTGCACCGTTTTCATACGGACCATCCTTCCTCGAGATCAACCACAGCTTACTCAAGCGATATGCTGCATGTGCGGATGAGGCggagatcaagaagactgAAGAAGAGTGGATGGAGCAACTGGAGAAAGAATACGCAGAGAGTCGAGAGGAAGGAAACGACGATATGTGGACCAGCGGAAATACCAATCGAAGACGTGTTCAATCCTCTGACGATGAGGgcgacgacgaagaggatgacagtgacgaagaggaagatggaagCGTGGACGGTATATATCTTGGCAAGAAGCCACCTAAAGCTCagccagaagaggaggaggaggaggaggaggaggaggaaaaggatCGCTACGCAATATCTGACGACtcagatgacgaggacgcGATGGCCGAGATTCGTCGCAAAGTTCTCGCCTCAAAGACCTTCACTAACCCCAATCAACAAGACGATAAGAAACCTGCCATCATTCCCAACCcacatcaacaccagcagcagtTCAGGCCTAATACCAGCGTCCAGCCTGACTCGGACAACGAGAGGAGCGGAAgcgaggatgacgatgacgacgatgaatTTGATAACATCATTGAGGCTACACCTGTGACTGATCGTATTGGTTTGGCTAAATTGGAAAAGGAGCGTAACCAGGCTACTATTACGACGAGGACGTTCTCATCCAATGCTGTGGGAGCGCCATCTCGAAGTTGA
- a CDS encoding Golgi phospho protein 3-domain-containing protein — MSSGLTRRRGAGGAGPAAEGDSSNGTAPRTSTPSARDNGPETSYESTENGHKIAFDPRDISESAERSKQPKLTLMEEVLLLGLKDKQGYLSFWNDNISYALRGCIVIELAFRGRIAMEKDASRRRFPLADRNIEVIDDTLTGEVLLDEALKMMKQSEKMSVATWIDLMSGETWNLMKIGYQLKQVRERLAKGLVDKGILRTEKRNFLLFDMATHPVADGGAKEEIRRRVRNILTQRTVVLNGSQFLPESLEFRYMRSIAMVCAAYAANVLENALASLGHEARERAFAQTDDLLADYSQWPFGKKATQNGIGANLPQLINEEVNSGKDKELQLEVVAACLSVFTRLDSLL, encoded by the exons ATGTCCTCGGGATTGACGCGACGCCGCGGTGCGGGCGGCGCAGGACCTGCGGCTGAGGGCGATTCCAGCAACGGCACTGCCCCTAGAACGAGCACACCAAGCGCCAGGGACAACGGACCCGAGACGAGCTACGAAAGCACAGAAAATGGCCACAAGATCGCATTCGACCCTCGCGACATCAGTGAGAGCGCTGAGCGAAGCAAGCAGCCAAAGCTCACCCTCATGGAGGAGGTCTTGCTACTTGGCCTCAAGGATAAGCAG GGCTACCTCTCTTTTTGGAATGACAACATCTCTTACGCCCTTCGAGGATGCATTGTCATCGAACTGGCCTTCCGTGGTCGCATTGCGATGGAGAAGGATGCTTCAAGACGCCGATTCCCCCTCGCAGACCGCAACATCGAGGTCATAGACGATACCCTTACTGGCGAGGTTCTTCTCGACGAGGCtctcaagatgatgaagcagagCGAAAAGATGAGCGTCGCAACCTGGATTGACTTGATGAGCG GCGAGACCTGGAACTTGATGAAGATCGGATACCAGCTCAAGCAGGTTCGAGAACGACTCGCAAAGGGCCTGGTCGACAAGGGCATCCTCCGCACCGAGAAGCGCAATTTCCTCCTTTTCGACATGGCAACTCATCCCGTCGCCGATGGTGGTGCTAAGGAGGAGATCCGCCGCCGGGTTCGCAACATCCTTACCCAACGGACCGTCGTCCTCAATGGTAGCCAATTCCTACCCGAGTCGCTCGAATTCCGTTATATGCGCAGCATCGCCATGGTTTGCGCCGCCTACGCCGCTAACGTCCTCGAGAACGCCCTCGCATCCCTTGGCCACGAGGCAAGGGAACGGGCGTTTGCGCAGACCGATGATTTACTCGCCGACTACAGCCAATGGCCATTCGGCAAGAAGGCCACACAGAACGGCATTGGTGCCAACTTGCCTCAACTTATTAACGAG GAGGTCAACAgcggcaaggacaaggagctCCAGCTTGAGGTGGTTGCAGCTTGCTTGAGTGTCTTCACTAGACTCGACTCTCTCCTATAG
- a CDS encoding surfeit locus protein 6-domain-containing protein: MAESSLQDRLRDQGGAFDGLLSLIPAKMYYGEDNSDQWSKKKQTKQEAAAARRGKLDPDSERNRNAKEVMDERAKNKRKLREMEQHDDTDNEDDWEDYEPVPGVETEKPGEGLKAKTTETNKKQKLNDETETEARDTTETSSSKTSKKEEKRAAKKEKKKEKKAEKKANKTETPEAENKDVPTPTPKAQKQAAKKQAKALAGKAQKQKEVKEEEETTAHGDGEVLPMDISGLENEDEASANSSHESEPQSPTFDTNDSTTTPAETTAEPASTTTSTSSTIPPSEKPKSIKLPADTSAIRARLAAKIEALRAARKADGPDGKPIRTRQELIESRRKKQEARKAHKQEMRKQAKLEEQRKREEALASSSPGVMSPAVELDENASNFTFGRVAFGDGAQLSRDLGHVLSQGKKKGPSDPKTALIKVQNQKKRLQELDPEKRADIAEKDIWLTARRRAEGEKIRDDEALLKRTVKRKEAAKKKSEKAWRERSDGVKMAQKDRQRKREDNLRQRRDDKLLGKAGKKKKKGGAAGGKKKSRPGFEGSLGVGGKKK, from the exons ATGGCAGAGTCTTCGCTGCAG GATCGCCTGCGCGACCAAGGCGGAGCCTTTGATGGCCTCCTGAGCCTCATCCCAGCCAAGATGTACTATGGTGAAGACAACAGT GATCAAtggagcaagaagaagcagacaAAACAAGAGGCTGCCGCTGCCCGACGCGGAAAGCTGGATCCCGACAGCGAGCGGAATCGAAATGCCAAGGAAGTCATGGATGAACGAGCCAAGAACAAGCGAAAGCTGCGTGAGATGGAGCAGCATGACGATACTGATAACGAAGATGATTGGGAAGACTACGAGCCTGTCCCTGGCGTAGAGACCGAGAAGCCTGGCGAGGggctcaaggccaagacaaCGGAGAccaacaagaagcagaagctcaacgacgagacagagacagaggctAGGGACACAACCGAGACATCTTCTTCTAAGACGTcgaaaaaggaagagaagagggcggctaagaaggaaaagaagaaggagaagaaggctgagaagaaggccaacaagACAGAGACTCCTGAAgccgagaacaaggatgTACCAACTCCGACACCAAAGGCTCAGAAGCAAGCTGCGAAGAAGCAAGCCAAGGCCCTTGCTGGTAAAGCCCAGAAGCAAAAGGAAGTtaaggaggaggaagagacaaCAGCCCACGGTGACGGTGAGGTTTTACCTATGGACATCTCGGGTCTGGAgaacgaggacgaggccAGCGCCAACTCAAGTCACGAATCCGAGCCACAATCTCCTACCTTTGACACCAACGATTCTACGACAACACCCGCGGAGACAACCGCCGAGCCTGCCAGCACTACTACCTCCACCTCATCCACTATCCCTCCTTCAGAGAAACCCAAGTCTATCAAGCTCCCTGCCGACACCTCTGCTATCCGAGCACGTCTCGCTGCCAAAATTGAAGCGCTTCGTGCCGCCCGAAAAGCTGACGGACCTGATGGCAAGCCAATTCGTACACGCCAAGAGCTCATTGAgtcgagaagaaagaagcaaGAGGCTCGAAAAGCTCACAAGCAGGAGATGCGCAAGCAGGCTAAGCTGGAGGAGCAACGAAAGCGTGAGGAAGCTTTAGCATCTAGCTCACCAGGTGTTATGAGTCCCGCGGTTGAACTCGACGAAAATGCTAGCAACTTCACATTTGGCCGTGTCGCTTTTGGCGATGGTGCTCAGCTCTCACGCGATCTCGGCCACGTGCTGAGCCaaggcaagaagaaggggcCCTCTGACCCCAAGACAGCCCTCATCAAGGTCCAAAACCAGAAAAAGCGTCTTCAGGAGCTTGATCCCGAGAAGCGTGCTGATATCGCCGAGAAAGATATCTGGCTGACAGCCCGTCGCCGTGCCGAGGGTGAGAAGATCCGCGACGATGAGGCTCTTTTGAAGCGTACCGTGAAGCGAAAGGAGgccgccaagaagaagagtgagAAGGCCTGGCGCGAACGATCTGACGGCGTCAAGATGGCTCAGAAAGACCGTCAACGCAAACGTGAGGATAACTTGCGCCAGAGACGGGATGATAAGCTGCTCGGTAAGGcgggcaagaagaagaagaagggtggaGCTGCCggaggcaagaagaagagccgTCCTGGTTTCGAGGGAAGCTTGGGCGTTGGgggcaagaagaagtaa
- a CDS encoding casein kinase substrate phospho protein PP28-domain-containing protein: protein MWAVDPDKKDDDSDEEESSEEESSEEEEDSEEDSGVGPSQEQTQEQSREARKAEKKARKEAAIARQKAKTVEVGDLPSSDEDESESEEDDDMPANPNHSKKARKQAASSGVDEITDGVENLQAAPSRREREALEAAAAKERHMRLTAQGKTDESRADLERLKEIRERRALDAARRQAEREEREEQEKIKKAEFEAKEARRREAAAGKKGKKK, encoded by the exons ATGTGGGCTGTCGAcccagacaagaaggacgacgacagcgatgaagaagagtctTCCGAGGAGGAATcttctgaagaggaagaggacaGCGAGGAAGACTCTGGTGTTGgcccttctcaagaacaaaCCCAAGAGCAGTCACGCGAGGCTCGAaaggccgagaagaaagCTCGAAAGGAGGCTGCCATAGCCAGACAGAAGGCCAAGACAGTCGAAGTTGGCGATCTGCCATCAAGCGACGAGGACGAGAGCGAAAgcgaagaggatgatgatatgCCTGCAAACCCCAATCACTCGAAGAAGGCTCGCAAACAAGCGGCGTCCTCTGGTGTCGACGAGATCACAGATGGTGTCGAGAACCTGCAAGCAGCACCAAGCCGACGCGAGCGTGAAGCTCTCGAGGCTGCAGCTGCTAAAGAGAGACACATGCGCTTGACAGCTCAGGGCAAGACGGACGAGTCTCGGGCCGATCTGGAGCGTCTCAAGGAGATCCGCGAGCGACGTGCTCTTGACGCCGCGCGGAGACAA GCTGAGcgtgaagaaagagaggagcaagaaaagatcaagaaggccgagTTCGAGGCCAAGGAGGCCCGTCGGCGAGAAGCTGCCGCTggaaagaagggcaagaagaaaTAA